A genomic stretch from Bacterioplanes sanyensis includes:
- the ahcY gene encoding adenosylhomocysteinase: MTQFTDYKVADISLAEWGRKEIDIAEGEMPALMALRRKYKDEQPLAGAKIMGCIHMTIQTAVLIETLVDLGAEVRWSSCNIFSTQDHAAAAIAAANIPVFAWKGETEEEFLWCIEQTIRAEKDSEQVWDANIILDDGGDLTEMVHTRFPQMLDAIHGISEETTTGVHRLLDMLNKGELKVPAINVNDAVTKSKNDNKYGCRHSLNDAIKRATDHLLSGKKALVIGYGDVGKGSAASLRQEGMIVKVTEVDPICAMQACMDGFEVVSPYIDGVNTGTLDGVNKQLLGTTDLIVTTTGNVNVCDKNMLQALKSGAVVCNIGHFDNEIDTAYMRDNWQWDEIKPQVHKVVRDAASNDHLILLSEGRLVNLGNATGHPSRIMDGSFANQVLAQMYLYEHKFADLPAEQKAESIYVKVLPKKLDEEVAKDMVEGFGGVITRLTQEQADYIAVNVDGPYKPEAYKY; the protein is encoded by the coding sequence CAAAGAAATCGACATCGCCGAAGGCGAAATGCCAGCGCTGATGGCACTGCGCCGCAAGTACAAAGACGAGCAGCCACTGGCCGGCGCCAAGATCATGGGCTGCATTCACATGACCATTCAAACCGCCGTGTTGATTGAAACGCTGGTGGATTTGGGCGCCGAAGTGCGCTGGTCATCGTGCAACATCTTCTCGACTCAGGATCACGCCGCCGCTGCCATTGCTGCGGCCAACATTCCGGTATTCGCTTGGAAAGGTGAAACCGAAGAAGAGTTCCTGTGGTGCATCGAGCAAACCATTCGCGCGGAAAAAGACAGCGAGCAAGTGTGGGATGCCAACATTATTCTCGACGATGGCGGCGATTTGACCGAGATGGTTCACACACGCTTCCCGCAAATGCTGGACGCCATTCACGGTATTTCTGAAGAAACCACCACCGGTGTGCATCGCCTGTTAGACATGCTCAACAAAGGCGAGCTGAAAGTACCGGCAATCAACGTCAATGACGCTGTGACCAAGTCGAAAAACGACAACAAGTACGGCTGCCGCCACTCGCTGAACGACGCCATCAAACGTGCCACCGACCACTTGCTTAGCGGTAAAAAAGCATTGGTAATTGGCTACGGCGACGTAGGTAAAGGTTCTGCTGCATCGCTGCGCCAAGAAGGCATGATCGTTAAGGTCACTGAGGTAGATCCTATCTGTGCCATGCAAGCCTGCATGGACGGCTTTGAAGTGGTCTCACCTTACATCGATGGCGTTAATACTGGCACCCTAGACGGCGTGAACAAGCAGCTGCTGGGCACCACCGACCTGATCGTCACCACCACAGGCAACGTCAACGTGTGTGATAAAAACATGCTGCAAGCGCTGAAAAGTGGCGCTGTGGTATGCAACATCGGTCACTTCGACAATGAAATCGATACCGCCTACATGCGTGACAACTGGCAGTGGGACGAGATCAAGCCACAGGTGCACAAGGTCGTTCGCGATGCAGCCAGCAATGATCACCTGATTCTGCTGTCTGAAGGCCGCTTGGTGAACCTAGGCAACGCTACCGGTCACCCATCGCGCATCATGGACGGCTCGTTCGCTAACCAGGTACTGGCGCAAATGTACTTGTACGAGCACAAGTTCGCCGACCTGCCAGCCGAGCAAAAGGCTGAGAGCATTTATGTGAAGGTACTGCCGAAGAAACTCGACGAAGAAGTGGCTAAGGACATGGTCGAAGGCTTTGGTGGCGTGATCACCCGTCTGACCCAAGAGCAGGCCGACTACATCGCTGTCAACGTTGACGGTCCGTACAAGCCAGAAGCATACAAATACTAA